The DNA region TCATCAAAGACAAATTCAGCGGCGAATCGAAGGGTTTCGGCTTTGTCGAAATGCCTTCAAAAGAAGAAGCCATGAAAGCGATCAGCGGCCTCAACGGCACTGAAATGAAGGGTCGCACCCTTAACGTCAACGAAGCC from Candidatus Zixiibacteriota bacterium includes:
- a CDS encoding RNA-binding protein; amino-acid sequence: MNIYVGNLPHAASEDELRQAFEAFGEVATANIIKDKFSGESKGFGFVEMPSKEEAMKAISGLNGTEMKGRTLNVNEA